One Zootoca vivipara chromosome 9, rZooViv1.1, whole genome shotgun sequence DNA window includes the following coding sequences:
- the LOC118083592 gene encoding toll-like receptor 6 — protein MAEMNGPDKNVFLCICILTITFWNNTYTSAENGFKANYSKSGLDAVPKNLPAQMTDLDLSYNSISELQISDFSSLSKLKVLNLSHNLIRELDFSIFQYNKDLELLDLSHNKLQTLSCIPVTSLRHLDLSYNNFMDMPTCQAFGKMVKLEYLGLSARRIQKSDFRVLANLQLDTLFLGLEHLTESVPGSLPAFNTKKLRIALPENSESVYLELNVTESLELSNIQGNQVSDLITFLSQPSKYGELLNLTLNNVQLSWLSLTAILQKVWDSSIEYFNINYVNILIFEDTSQSLNYVDTSLKALTIKYAIAGSELFNQEDVYRTFSEMNIASLTISHSGILFMFCPLKPSDFTYLNFSHNSLTDNIFENCKNLALLETLILQNNQLKQLAKMSLMTSRMNSLKHLDLSQNLLQYEGNVNDCHWGKNMIKLNLASNQLSESVFRCLPANIQILHLQNNPISSIPKEITELTALEEIHLASNKLASLPGCGQFRNLRFLNIEMNSVVSPSSEFYQTCQGIKQLKAGHNPFTCTCELRQFINLQKQGSMELVGWPDAYVCAYPDYLRGTLLRDFHISEVVCNVSLLITIVIIITVVLVATVSFLCIRFDVPWYLKMMWKWTQAKHRIRKSKPEDILPNVEFHAFISYSEHDSEWVKNILIPNLEKEDGSIRICQHERNFVAGKSIVENIIDCIEKSYKSIFVLSPYFVQSEWCHYELYFAHQKLFSENADSLILIVLEPIPAYIIPARYHKLKALMAKRTYLEWPKDKNKHGLFWSNLRAAIYIKLSSNEEERAFSLS, from the coding sequence ATGGCGGAAATGAACGGTCCAGACAAGAATGTTTTCCTTTGTATTTGCATCTTGACAATAACTTTCTGGAACAATACCTATACCTCTGCAGAAAATGGATTTAAAGCAAACTACTCCAAGAGTGGCTTAGATGCTGTTCCTAAGAATCTTCCAGCACAAATGACAGACTTGGATTTGTCATACAACAGTATCTCTGAACTGCAGATTTCTGATTTTAGTTCTCTTTCCAAACTCAAGGTTCTAAATCTTTCTCATAACCTGATTAGAGAGCTTGACTTCAGCATTTTCCAGTACAATAAAGACTTAGAACTTCTGGATCTATCCCACAACAAGCTGCAGACTCTTTCTTGCATCCCTGTTACAAGTCTCAGGCATCTAGATCTCTCTTACAATAACTTCATGGACATGCCCACATGCCAGGCATTTGGCAAAATGGTGAAGCTGGAATATCTTGGCCTCAGCGCCAGAAGAATACAGAAATCAGATTTCAGAGTTCTTGCTAATTTACAACTGGATACTCTCTTCTTGGGCTTAGAACACCTCACTGAATCTGTCCCTGGAAGTCTTCCAGCATTTAACACAAAGAAGCTTCGGATTGCACTCCCTGAAAATTCAGAATCCGTGTATCTAGAACTCAATGTTACTGAAAGCTTAGAACTTTCAAATATCCAAGGAAATCAAGTCAGTGACTTGATAACATTTTTGTCACAACCCAGCAAATATGGGGAATTGCTAAACTTAACACTGAATAATGTACAACTATCCTGGCTAAGCCTCACAGCTATTCTTCAGAAGGTGTGGGATTCCTCCATTGAATATTTCAACATCAACTATGTGaacattttaatatttgaagaCACAAGTCAATCTCTCAATTATGTTGATACCTCACTAAAAGCATTGACAATTAAATATGCTATTGCAGGTTCAGAGTTGTTTAACCAAGAGGATGTGTACAGAACATTTTCAGAAATGAATATTGCATCATTGACAATTTCTCATTCGGGGATACTATTCATGTTTTGTCCTTTAAAACCCAGTGATTTTACTTACTTAAATTTTTCACATAATTCATTGACTGACAACATTTTTGAAAATTGCAAGAACTTAGCCCTCCTAGAAACACTCATTTTACAAAACAATCAACTTAAACAACTTGCCAAAATGAGTTTAATGACAAGTCGCATGAACTCACTGAAACACTTGGACTTGAGTCAGAATTTGTTGCAATATGAAGGTAACGTGAATGACTGCCACTGGGGTAAAAATATGATTAAATTGAATTTGGCATCCAATCAATTGTCAGAGTCAGTATTTAGATGTTTACCAGCAAATATTCAAATTCTTCATCTTCAAAATAACCCCATTTCAAGCATTCCCAAAGAGATTACTGAGCTGACGGCTTTAGAAGAAATACATTTGGCATCTAATAAACTAGCTAGTCTGCCTGGATGTGGTCAGTTTAGAAATCTGAGGTTCCTGAATATAGAAATGAACTCTGTTGTCTCACCATCTTCTGAATTCTACCAGACATGTCAAGGCATCAAACAGCTAAAAGCAGGACACAATCCATTCACATGTACCTGTGAATTAAGACAGTTCATCAATCTTCAAAAGCAAGGATCTATGGAGTTGGTTGGTTGGCCTGACGCTTATGTGTGTGCGTACCCAGACTACTTAAGGGGGACCCTTTTAAGAGACTTTCACATCTCTGAAGTTGTTTGCAACGTGAGTCTTCTGATTACTATAGTTATAATTATTACTGTGGTCTTAGTAGCCACTGTTTCCTTCCTCTGCATTCGTTTTGATGTTCCATGGTATTTGAAGATGATGTGGAAGTGGACTCAAGCAAAACACAGGATTCGGAAGAGTAAGCCTGAAGACATACTCCCTAATGTAGAGTTCCATGCTTTTATCTCCTATAGCGAGCATGATTCTGAGTGGGTGAAAAATATATTGATTCCAAACTTGGAGAAGGAGGATGGCTCCATACGGATCTGCCAGCACGAGAGGAACTTTGTTGCAGGCAAGAGCATTGTGGAGAATATCATAGACTGCATTGAGAAAAGTTACAAGTCGATCTTTGTGTTGTCTCCTTACTTTGTGCAGAGTGAATGGTGTCATTATGAGCTCTACTTTGCCCATCAAAAGTTATTCAGTGAAAATGCTGACAGTTTAATCCTGATTGTGCTGGAACCAATCCCTGCGTACATCATTCCTGCCAGGTACCACAAACTGAAAGCTCTCATGGCCAAGAGAACATACTTGGAGTGGCCAAAGGATAAAAACAAGCATGGACTTTTCTGGTCTAATCTTCGGGCAGCCATTTACATTAAACTGTCCAGCAACGAAGAAGAGAGAGCATTTTCACTGAGttaa
- the KLF3 gene encoding Krueppel-like factor 3: MLMFDPVPIKQEAMEPVPVSFSSSYMDQMNHNKYSVIYSTPNMVPSKIYQISEGFCNGVQVEPVDLTVKRSSPPSSGSSPSPSPLKFQPRRGSPGLNLPSPSPPMKKLQPFTMPLTIPPVMAALSRHGLRSPGMLPVIQPVVVQPVPFMYAPPLQHPIMVSTVLSEELENPSSMPVSVIESYEKQALRKSIKVEPGMESPRNDYYPEQMSPPLMTSLSPPQAMLQENHPSVIVQPGKRPLPVESPDTQRKRRIHRCDYEGCNKVYTKSSHLKAHRRTHTGEKPYKCTWEGCTWKFARSDELTRHFRKHTGVKPFQCPDCDRSFSRSDHLALHRKRHMLV, translated from the exons TCGTTCAGCTCCAGTTACATGGACCAAATGAACCACAACAAATACAGTGTCATTTATTCGACGCCAAACATGGTGCCCAGTAAAATCTACCAGATTTCAGAAGGGTTTTGTAACGGAGTGCAAGTTGAGCCTGTCGACCTCACAGTGAAGCGGAGCTCGCCTCCTTCATCAGGAAGTTCTCCTTCTCCTTCGCCCCTGAAATTCCAGCCCAGGAGAGGCTCACCTGGATTAAATCTGCCCTCACCCAGCCCACCAATGAAGAAGCTGCAGCCTTTCACGATGCCATTAACTATTCCTCCGGTAATGGCAGCTCTTTCTCGCCATGGACTTCGAAGCCCTGGGATGCTTCCAGTTATACAGCCCGTCGTAGTTCAGCCTGTCCCTTTTATGTATGCGCCTCCCCTTCAGCATCCTATTATGGTGTCCACGGTTCTTTCAGAAGAGTTGGAAAATCCAAGTAGCATGCCAG TGTCTGTTATAGAATCTTATGAGAAGCAAGCACTAAGGAAATCTATTAAGGTGGAACCAGGCATGGAATCTCCTAGGAATGACTACTATCCTGAACAAATGTCCCCTCCGCTGATGACCTCATTGTCGCCTCCTCAAGCAATGCTTCAAGA GAATCACCCTTCAGTTATCGTTCAGCCTGGAAAGAGGCCTTTACCTGTGGAATCTCCAGACACGCAAAGGAAGCGCAGAATACACCGATGTGACTACGAAGGCTGCAACAAGGTTTACACTAAAAGCTCCCACCTGAAAGCTCACAGAAGAACACATACAG GTGAAAAGCCTTACAAATGTACTTGGGAAGGTTGCACATGGAAGTTTGCTCGATCTGATGAACTAACACGGCATTTCCGCAAGCACACAGGAGTCAAACCCTTCCAGTGCCCAGACTGCGACCGTAGCTTTTCCCGCTCCGACCATCTTGCCCTTCATAGGAAACGCCACATGCTAGTCTGA